One Planctomicrobium piriforme DNA segment encodes these proteins:
- a CDS encoding DUF1559 family PulG-like putative transporter: protein MSNQHRRLFVVCGLVLGILAGAGWGYAQRGDAAKSPAELLPAETVLYLRIDGAVGHEEAFEKTAAYQALYVSGLMDVVEDLVSHLGEDEKAAGFVDAFRHVMDHGFVAGVAIDPPEPGPLAGWGTIVVPEAGAGVDLLEQLLKSLEDERIDVQQTKVQGRKVKYVKIPDAPVDLGWWKEGNHLVIGFGMNGIASTIAVADGKRPNLTANALYERYSQIDAEFEVTQVSWFDFKALREMFGSIPIPIEGQKDPVEVNKILDVLGLQNLEHFAALAGYRDESLWGEMLIEAPGERTGLLSLLDQPTFKLDDLPAIPLHHLGLAVSSIDWGKSYETVLTVARAAAELGIPDSNEKLDEELNKIEMKLGFKLPELLNSLGSLNCTYADSAQGNFGLGSVALVNVRDVPVLKACLENLLRVAQEELNEDAPNAMNFRQIDRETETLYRIDLPMIGVISPTISVDENWMVIGLIPQAVEAQRLRMDGTLFSWSIDEDLADALELLPEEMTSLSVVDPAATYKTVLGLAPAMMGLMEVGLRQQGKLGATEHLPVDMADFPPAELVTGPLFMNITVSTVDDAGVQFYSRQSLPAIPLLGATTGAAIATGAFTAAVPLLQNSTAGHARQESSVRLARLGQAVKSYAEDHETRLPSGTVPNAHLSADERLSWLVPLLPYLEQGALAREINLQAGWKAPENAAALSNMLTPVMNPAELQVQAAGYGVSQYVGLGGIGTNGPELAVDHPRAGAFGEDRITRLSDITDGTSVTVMISEASDHIGPWGAGGRSTVRAFVEEPYLNGPDGIGSSDPNGCQMVLVDGSVRSIRAVIDPQVMEALATIAGGEAIRTF, encoded by the coding sequence ATGTCGAATCAGCACCGGCGACTGTTCGTCGTCTGCGGTCTGGTCCTGGGAATTCTGGCAGGGGCCGGCTGGGGTTATGCCCAGCGGGGCGACGCCGCGAAATCTCCTGCCGAGTTGCTGCCAGCCGAAACGGTGCTGTATTTGCGAATCGATGGTGCGGTCGGCCACGAAGAAGCCTTTGAGAAAACGGCGGCTTATCAGGCCCTGTACGTCAGCGGGTTGATGGACGTTGTGGAAGACCTGGTCTCGCATCTGGGCGAAGACGAAAAGGCGGCTGGATTTGTCGACGCTTTTCGTCATGTGATGGACCATGGATTCGTCGCTGGGGTCGCGATTGATCCCCCGGAACCGGGCCCGCTGGCAGGCTGGGGAACAATCGTAGTTCCTGAAGCAGGCGCGGGAGTTGATCTGCTCGAACAACTACTGAAATCCCTCGAAGACGAGCGGATCGACGTGCAGCAGACGAAGGTCCAGGGGCGCAAGGTGAAGTACGTCAAAATCCCCGACGCACCGGTCGATCTTGGCTGGTGGAAGGAAGGGAATCATCTGGTGATCGGCTTCGGGATGAATGGCATCGCGTCGACGATTGCGGTGGCCGATGGCAAGCGTCCCAACCTGACGGCCAATGCGCTCTACGAACGTTACTCGCAGATCGACGCCGAGTTCGAAGTGACGCAGGTCTCCTGGTTCGATTTCAAGGCCTTGAGGGAGATGTTCGGCAGCATTCCGATTCCCATCGAAGGACAGAAAGACCCGGTCGAGGTCAACAAGATTCTCGATGTGCTGGGACTGCAGAACCTCGAACACTTCGCCGCACTGGCCGGTTATCGGGACGAGAGCCTGTGGGGCGAAATGCTGATCGAAGCGCCAGGCGAGCGGACCGGGCTGTTGTCGCTGCTGGATCAGCCGACGTTCAAACTCGATGACCTGCCGGCGATTCCTTTGCATCATCTAGGTTTGGCGGTCTCCAGCATCGACTGGGGAAAGTCATATGAAACCGTCCTGACCGTCGCGCGTGCCGCGGCAGAACTGGGCATCCCCGACTCGAACGAGAAGCTGGACGAAGAACTCAACAAGATCGAAATGAAGCTGGGATTCAAACTCCCGGAACTGCTGAATTCGCTCGGGTCTTTGAACTGCACCTATGCCGATTCCGCACAGGGGAACTTCGGGCTCGGTTCGGTCGCTCTGGTGAATGTGCGGGACGTCCCGGTGTTGAAGGCCTGCCTCGAGAACCTGCTGAGAGTGGCTCAGGAAGAACTCAATGAAGATGCCCCCAACGCGATGAATTTTCGACAGATCGACCGGGAAACAGAAACGCTCTATCGGATCGACCTGCCGATGATCGGCGTGATCTCGCCGACGATTTCGGTGGACGAGAACTGGATGGTCATCGGGCTGATCCCCCAGGCCGTTGAAGCACAGCGATTGCGAATGGACGGCACGCTGTTCAGTTGGTCGATTGATGAAGACCTGGCCGACGCTCTGGAACTGCTGCCGGAAGAAATGACCTCATTGAGCGTGGTCGATCCGGCCGCGACATATAAGACGGTGCTGGGACTCGCGCCGGCGATGATGGGATTGATGGAGGTGGGTCTGCGACAGCAAGGGAAGCTCGGTGCGACAGAACACCTGCCAGTCGACATGGCCGACTTTCCACCTGCGGAACTGGTGACCGGGCCGCTGTTCATGAACATCACGGTCTCGACGGTGGATGATGCGGGCGTGCAGTTTTATTCACGTCAGTCGCTGCCAGCGATTCCCCTGCTGGGAGCGACGACCGGTGCGGCCATCGCTACTGGCGCGTTCACGGCCGCGGTTCCACTCCTGCAGAACAGCACGGCTGGTCACGCCCGACAGGAGTCGAGCGTCCGTCTTGCTCGATTGGGCCAGGCAGTGAAGAGTTATGCCGAAGATCACGAAACCCGTCTGCCGTCAGGGACAGTCCCCAACGCTCATCTGTCAGCCGATGAACGATTGAGCTGGCTGGTGCCTCTGTTGCCGTATCTGGAACAGGGCGCGCTGGCTCGCGAGATCAATTTACAGGCTGGCTGGAAGGCGCCAGAAAACGCCGCCGCTCTCTCGAACATGCTGACTCCAGTGATGAATCCAGCAGAGCTGCAAGTACAGGCAGCCGGCTACGGAGTTTCACAATATGTAGGACTGGGAGGCATCGGCACGAATGGACCGGAATTGGCAGTCGACCACCCTCGCGCCGGCGCGTTCGGTGAAGATCGAATCACCCGGCTGAGCGATATCACTGACGGAACGTCGGTCACGGTCATGATCAGCGAGGCCAGCGATCACATTGGCCCTTGGGGAGCAGGGGGACGGTCGACAGTACGGGCTTTTGTCGAGGAACCCTATCTCAACGGCCCGGACGGCATCGGCTCGTCCGATCCGAATGGTTGCCAGATGGTGCTGGTTGATGGATCGGTACGTTCCATCCGTGCGGTGATCGATCCCCAGGTGATGGAAGCACTGGCCACCATCGCCGGCGGAGAAGCGATCAGAACGTTTTAG
- a CDS encoding cell division protein FtsQ/DivIB, translating to MAAKTAKAKQPEESPPPPRRTRWWLQPGLWLCLVCVTASVAATIWLPVTLPDLTTRPEYQFRMDDTRVTAPPTWVPRTLLADVLKAANLPETVSLLEPDLCRNVALAWERNPWVKEVKSVRITGEPALQVDVAYRTPVAFVEVPRGLYPIDAEGVLLPPNDFSISDTSRLPHLRGIKSQPRGAAGEKWGDPVVVAAAQLAMLLAPEQNLEKYWNRFSFVAIVAPEVGANAVAADQLLFEIETTQGSRILWGRPPGSDSLEPTAAVKLARLQDYVNRFGGLESATGPQRIDIRLFDGISLQPLRDVRFR from the coding sequence GTGGCAGCAAAAACGGCAAAAGCCAAACAGCCTGAAGAGTCCCCGCCGCCGCCGCGCCGTACCCGCTGGTGGTTACAGCCGGGCTTGTGGCTGTGTTTGGTTTGCGTGACAGCTTCTGTGGCGGCCACGATCTGGCTGCCCGTGACTTTGCCGGATTTGACGACGCGTCCTGAATATCAATTCCGCATGGACGATACCCGCGTGACGGCCCCGCCGACCTGGGTGCCCCGCACGCTGCTGGCGGATGTCCTCAAGGCCGCCAATCTGCCCGAGACGGTGTCGCTGCTCGAACCAGACCTGTGCCGAAATGTGGCACTCGCATGGGAGCGCAACCCGTGGGTGAAAGAGGTCAAGTCGGTGCGCATCACTGGCGAGCCGGCCTTACAGGTGGACGTGGCCTATCGCACGCCTGTGGCGTTTGTGGAAGTTCCTCGCGGGCTCTATCCGATTGATGCCGAAGGCGTTCTGCTGCCGCCAAATGACTTTTCCATTTCCGATACGTCTCGGCTGCCCCACCTGAGGGGGATCAAATCACAGCCGCGCGGAGCCGCCGGGGAGAAATGGGGCGACCCCGTCGTGGTCGCCGCCGCACAGTTGGCGATGCTGCTGGCGCCGGAGCAGAATCTGGAGAAGTACTGGAACCGCTTCAGCTTCGTCGCGATCGTCGCTCCGGAGGTGGGGGCGAATGCAGTTGCCGCCGACCAGCTGCTGTTCGAGATTGAAACGACGCAGGGAAGTCGAATTCTGTGGGGGCGGCCACCCGGTTCCGACAGTCTCGAACCGACCGCCGCGGTGAAGCTGGCCCGACTGCAGGATTATGTGAATCGCTTCGGCGGCCTGGAGAGCGCCACCGGACCTCAGCGGATCGACATCCGCCTGTTTGACGGCATCTCGCTGCAGCCGCTGCGCGACGTGCGATTTCGCTGA
- a CDS encoding D-alanine--D-alanine ligase family protein has protein sequence MPFIPTAPWTHSAEAWRVAVLAGGTSAERDVSLESGKSVSTALRQAGHQVTVIDPRDVPVASIDWKSFDVAFLALHGTFGEDGEIQQQLDELGVLYTGSGASASRLAFHKLDAKRRFISARLPTPEYAVVPPTVDPFAAMSLAKYVGFPLAVKPEAQGSSLGVSIIEHPSELPMAIERSRQFDEQVLLERAIPGDEWTVPVLDDVALPPIRITTSRPFFNFEAKYQDDETRYDVITDENHVVVRRVQQLSLQACQTLGCRGMSRVDLRVDPQGQAWLLEVNTLPGLTSHSLVPKAAASLGWSMARLCEEMIQSAWQAKVAKERRRA, from the coding sequence ATGCCATTCATCCCGACTGCTCCGTGGACCCATTCAGCGGAAGCCTGGCGCGTGGCGGTCCTCGCGGGGGGAACGTCTGCCGAACGAGACGTCAGCCTGGAGTCGGGAAAGTCGGTATCGACGGCATTGAGACAGGCCGGGCATCAGGTCACGGTCATCGATCCACGCGATGTGCCAGTCGCAAGCATCGACTGGAAGTCGTTTGATGTGGCGTTTCTGGCGCTGCATGGCACGTTTGGGGAAGACGGCGAAATCCAGCAGCAGCTCGATGAACTGGGCGTGCTGTATACCGGCAGCGGAGCAAGTGCGTCTCGTCTCGCCTTTCACAAACTGGATGCGAAGCGACGGTTCATTTCCGCCCGACTGCCGACTCCGGAATATGCGGTCGTCCCCCCGACGGTCGATCCGTTTGCCGCGATGTCGCTGGCAAAATACGTCGGCTTTCCACTGGCAGTGAAGCCGGAAGCACAGGGGTCGAGCCTGGGCGTTTCGATCATCGAACATCCGTCGGAACTCCCGATGGCAATCGAACGGTCTCGGCAGTTTGATGAACAGGTTCTGCTCGAACGTGCAATTCCCGGGGACGAGTGGACTGTGCCGGTGCTGGACGACGTGGCCTTGCCCCCGATTCGCATCACGACCTCCCGTCCCTTCTTCAACTTCGAGGCGAAGTACCAGGACGACGAAACCCGCTATGACGTCATCACCGACGAAAACCATGTTGTCGTGCGTCGCGTGCAGCAGTTGTCGTTGCAGGCGTGCCAGACTCTGGGTTGTCGCGGCATGAGTCGCGTCGACCTCCGGGTGGACCCGCAAGGGCAGGCCTGGCTGCTGGAAGTGAACACGCTGCCGGGACTGACATCGCACAGCCTCGTCCCGAAAGCGGCCGCGTCGCTGGGCTGGTCGATGGCCCGTTTGTGTGAAGAGATGATTCAATCCGCCTGGCAGGCCAAGGTGGCGAAAGAACGCAGAAGAGCCTGA
- a CDS encoding MotA/TolQ/ExbB proton channel family protein, which translates to MEWLLEGAEPIIYGLQILAGVYGSFCAILIYRKIKQKSFSTPAKATEFLNEVRALLERRDFDGIAELCDSPPYWSKATPQLILVALAYRDRGLNKLRQLLAEKYERDVVADLDYRAAWMATIVKIAPMLGLLGTSTGMIRAFASLAGAKGGVDPLVLAEKISIALYSTALGLAIAVGMTVLGSAVHVRKGKLTDAVQEQLSEFLYDLEKAMRT; encoded by the coding sequence ATGGAATGGTTACTGGAAGGCGCCGAGCCGATCATTTACGGCCTGCAGATCCTGGCCGGCGTGTACGGTTCGTTCTGCGCGATCCTGATCTATCGCAAGATCAAGCAAAAGTCGTTCAGCACTCCTGCCAAGGCGACGGAATTTCTGAATGAAGTTCGCGCGCTCCTCGAACGCCGCGACTTCGACGGCATTGCCGAACTGTGCGACTCGCCCCCCTATTGGAGCAAAGCGACTCCGCAGTTGATCCTCGTCGCATTGGCCTACCGGGACCGTGGCCTGAACAAACTCCGTCAGCTTCTGGCCGAAAAATACGAACGGGACGTCGTCGCCGACCTCGACTACCGCGCCGCCTGGATGGCGACCATCGTCAAAATCGCGCCCATGCTGGGACTGCTGGGAACATCGACCGGGATGATTCGGGCGTTCGCCAGTCTGGCCGGGGCCAAAGGGGGCGTCGATCCGCTGGTCCTCGCCGAAAAAATCAGTATCGCGCTCTACTCCACCGCGTTGGGTCTGGCCATTGCCGTCGGCATGACGGTTCTCGGCTCGGCCGTGCATGTCCGCAAGGGAAAGCTCACAGACGCCGTGCAGGAACAGCTCAGCGAGTTCCTGTACGACCTCGAAAAGGCCATGCGAACCTGA
- a CDS encoding ExbD/TolR family protein has product MFGKKSGRQLPEDDDEINITAMIDIVMLLLIFFMITSKLESTTSLQVPPAKHGQAVSVDQSIVFSIFKTDGEPEIYLSDGKQENGPVDLDAVRAYTKTGVDEDKKFVIIKADREVPSGFVEEVARAVSDVDPDLKFYLGVVDRPQ; this is encoded by the coding sequence ATGTTCGGAAAGAAAAGCGGCAGGCAACTGCCGGAAGACGATGACGAAATCAACATCACGGCGATGATCGACATCGTGATGCTGCTCCTCATCTTTTTCATGATCACCTCGAAACTCGAATCCACAACATCACTACAAGTTCCGCCGGCCAAACATGGGCAAGCGGTGTCGGTCGATCAATCCATCGTGTTCAGTATTTTCAAGACGGACGGCGAACCCGAGATTTACCTGTCCGACGGCAAACAGGAGAACGGCCCCGTCGACCTCGATGCGGTACGGGCCTACACCAAGACAGGCGTCGATGAAGACAAGAAATTCGTGATCATCAAAGCCGACCGGGAAGTCCCCTCAGGCTTTGTGGAAGAAGTCGCCCGGGCGGTCAGCGACGTCGACCCGGACCTGAAATTTTACCTGGGAGTCGTCGACCGGCCCCAATAG
- a CDS encoding ExbD/TolR family protein, whose translation MPVDESAGSEQAEESQRGLSLVEETKDWLKQPAKNAWQLPAVKQQALAHQEEDDEEEAEFHIPRKHLPEGGLDMTPMVDVVMLLLIFFMITASFVTQKSLETSPPEADGEGIGQSETVQEAVDDSIVVRIDENNVISVEDVPVTGTSELIDVLNAKIASENKREMLIEVHPAALHGTVVSVMDAGLDVQMQRIRRTSTKAD comes from the coding sequence GTGCCTGTGGACGAATCAGCAGGCAGCGAACAGGCAGAAGAGTCGCAGCGCGGGCTCTCGCTCGTGGAAGAAACAAAAGACTGGCTGAAGCAGCCAGCAAAGAATGCCTGGCAGCTACCTGCGGTGAAGCAGCAGGCTTTGGCTCACCAGGAGGAGGATGACGAAGAAGAGGCGGAATTCCATATCCCTCGCAAGCATCTGCCGGAGGGGGGACTCGACATGACCCCGATGGTCGATGTGGTGATGCTGCTGCTGATTTTCTTCATGATCACGGCTTCGTTCGTGACGCAGAAATCGCTGGAGACATCGCCTCCGGAAGCGGACGGAGAAGGCATCGGCCAGTCCGAAACAGTCCAGGAAGCGGTCGACGATTCAATCGTCGTTCGCATCGATGAGAACAATGTGATTTCCGTCGAGGACGTGCCGGTCACAGGGACCAGCGAGTTAATCGACGTCCTCAATGCCAAGATCGCCAGCGAGAACAAACGTGAGATGTTGATTGAAGTGCATCCGGCGGCGCTGCACGGAACCGTGGTCTCCGTCATGGACGCCGGACTCGACGTGCAGATGCAGCGCATCCGCCGCACCTCTACAAAAGCAGATTAA
- a CDS encoding outer membrane protein assembly factor BamB family protein, producing MPFLDIFQPGSATERRELSKQAPVTIGSHPSNDICIDDDDVEIMHCRVSWSKGGFEAVSATHVPLDVNGVAMQRAVLKAGDVLRFGSVDLRFRDSERDGFEGTKPQGDSGPSNLTPAIEEQQTRRPQTFRPSPPPAPPGPVVREEIPVAPLAYSAEATPLKRGADALPDLVRPREPAGEGESRLTPRMREALRAQQVRPGEEDLLRSPLVLGLSIGAAVLVLASAIFYFIGSRQTTQEAFDSAKALYEEGNFRGSIEAFDKFVEHHPKDSLTNEGRKFLGLSRIRQLIDGSGTQYQQGLDQLRAFIEEQRDLDGFETLQPEIWKHAKTISLGAAVAAGKQKNPPLLETSRQARSLVKTFAPKDVPPTETLDQIEQALRVSESEILKEDVYRDLMASIDQALSAKQAIKAFQIRRDLLVRYPEFAKDKKLADRMQQMLTAEQQQVVTVEPKWKPETTDHEWPTNVLSLAFQSRTRPDEVAIGKAVIVVAQDCCYGLEFVTGQPLWRRVIGFDTPFFPLLSPSLPHVIFYDTNFQELVCLQQNTGSLIWRLPLGEPLSGRPLLVGSTLYVATRPGQLLSIDAATGGVTECLQFSQPITGPVELENGQQLAVAGREETVYLLSKRPLACASVFDLGQARDSIQAPLMAMAQYLLAIENGAAKATLHLLQLGKNDIAMKSAATAGIIGRVTDLPVLRGRDLFVPSTGERVSAFSVSDDPGQPPLTPGPIYAGSEMKQLGPTYLLTGPDRQLWMATGALQRLRLTTDALQGDSEAVSPGIATQPLQYISGFLFNARRRPFASSVTVTRTDRDELTSDWQAVVGGRILSWASAAGSNANLTAVSDIGLVYRIGARQLTEGRFLIETASRLPLHPNLTEPLQSGRLNGNRLAVACSAPEPRLWTINPAGQIESTLTLSGPPQAAPCPLGNDVVVPLAGKIAMFRGGGKGPVQEYALPTNSTSRWVNVVVAGNQVIAATSQGSLLQLKLEESPKPYLAEAARVDLGGSIVFPITAADGLVAAVHEGRTLLLFDAAQLQRRGTKTFEKPITGPAWLAGGAILVEEDRAQLHCLSSQGEELASRWILPLDKTSVAGVLSRSGELVIALQSGLVLTINPENGQLIKQKQTLNALASGPLEAASQLYVMSVDGTLIRVD from the coding sequence ATGCCGTTTCTGGATATCTTTCAACCAGGCAGCGCAACAGAGCGGCGGGAGCTGAGCAAACAGGCTCCCGTGACGATCGGCAGCCATCCGTCCAACGACATCTGCATCGACGACGACGATGTCGAGATCATGCATTGCCGCGTCAGCTGGAGCAAAGGGGGCTTCGAGGCGGTTTCCGCCACCCATGTTCCGCTCGACGTCAACGGCGTCGCCATGCAGCGCGCGGTCCTCAAGGCAGGCGATGTCCTCCGCTTCGGCAGCGTCGATCTGCGGTTTCGAGACAGCGAACGGGACGGGTTTGAAGGAACCAAACCACAGGGGGATTCCGGCCCCTCCAATCTCACGCCTGCCATTGAAGAACAGCAGACCCGTCGTCCACAAACATTCCGCCCCTCACCACCTCCTGCACCGCCTGGCCCTGTGGTCCGGGAAGAAATTCCAGTCGCGCCGCTGGCTTATTCCGCGGAAGCAACGCCGCTCAAACGCGGAGCAGACGCCTTGCCTGATCTGGTGCGTCCGCGCGAACCTGCCGGCGAAGGGGAATCGCGGCTGACCCCGCGCATGCGGGAAGCACTCCGGGCACAACAGGTTCGTCCCGGCGAAGAAGACCTGTTGCGATCCCCGCTCGTGCTGGGACTGTCGATCGGCGCGGCCGTGCTGGTGCTGGCGAGTGCGATCTTCTACTTCATCGGCAGTCGGCAGACGACGCAGGAAGCGTTCGATTCGGCCAAGGCGCTCTACGAAGAAGGGAACTTCCGCGGCAGCATCGAAGCCTTCGACAAGTTCGTGGAGCATCATCCCAAAGACTCACTGACCAACGAAGGCCGCAAGTTTCTGGGCTTGTCGCGTATCCGCCAGCTCATCGATGGCAGCGGCACCCAGTACCAGCAGGGGCTCGATCAGCTCCGGGCGTTCATTGAAGAGCAGCGCGACCTCGACGGCTTCGAGACGCTCCAGCCTGAGATCTGGAAACACGCCAAGACGATTTCATTGGGCGCTGCCGTCGCCGCCGGCAAGCAGAAGAACCCGCCGCTGCTGGAGACCTCGCGTCAGGCCCGATCGCTGGTCAAAACATTCGCCCCGAAAGACGTGCCCCCCACGGAAACTCTCGATCAGATCGAACAGGCGCTGCGAGTTTCGGAATCCGAGATCCTCAAAGAGGATGTCTATCGCGACTTGATGGCCTCGATCGATCAGGCACTCTCCGCCAAACAGGCGATCAAAGCATTTCAGATTCGACGCGACCTGCTGGTCCGCTATCCCGAATTCGCCAAAGACAAAAAACTCGCCGACCGCATGCAGCAGATGCTGACCGCGGAACAGCAACAGGTGGTGACCGTCGAACCCAAGTGGAAGCCGGAGACGACCGACCACGAGTGGCCGACAAACGTCCTCTCGCTGGCGTTTCAAAGCCGCACCCGACCAGATGAAGTCGCCATCGGCAAGGCGGTGATCGTCGTCGCACAAGATTGTTGTTACGGGTTGGAATTCGTCACAGGGCAGCCGCTCTGGCGCAGAGTCATTGGGTTCGATACGCCGTTCTTCCCGCTGCTTTCACCCAGTCTGCCGCACGTCATTTTCTATGATACGAACTTTCAGGAACTGGTCTGCTTGCAGCAGAACACCGGCTCGTTGATCTGGCGGTTGCCGCTGGGTGAGCCACTATCAGGCCGCCCATTACTGGTCGGCAGCACGTTGTATGTCGCGACTCGGCCAGGTCAATTGCTGTCGATCGACGCGGCGACCGGTGGTGTGACGGAATGCCTGCAATTCTCGCAGCCGATCACCGGCCCGGTCGAGCTCGAGAACGGTCAACAGTTAGCCGTGGCCGGTAGAGAAGAAACAGTGTACCTGCTTTCAAAACGTCCGCTCGCCTGTGCGTCGGTGTTCGATCTCGGCCAGGCCCGCGATTCGATTCAAGCCCCGTTGATGGCGATGGCGCAGTACCTGTTGGCGATTGAAAACGGGGCGGCGAAAGCAACTCTGCACTTGCTGCAGTTGGGCAAGAACGACATTGCGATGAAGTCCGCGGCCACGGCGGGCATCATCGGGCGAGTGACCGATCTGCCAGTCCTGCGCGGACGGGATCTGTTCGTTCCTTCAACCGGAGAACGGGTCAGCGCATTCTCTGTGTCGGACGATCCCGGGCAGCCGCCGCTCACGCCTGGTCCGATTTATGCCGGCTCAGAAATGAAACAACTCGGCCCGACGTATCTGCTCACCGGTCCTGACCGTCAGTTGTGGATGGCAACCGGTGCGCTGCAGCGTTTGCGGTTGACGACCGACGCTCTGCAAGGGGACTCGGAAGCGGTCTCGCCCGGCATCGCCACGCAGCCGCTCCAATACATTTCCGGCTTTCTGTTCAACGCCCGACGCCGCCCCTTCGCCAGTTCGGTCACGGTCACGAGAACCGATCGCGATGAACTGACCAGCGACTGGCAGGCCGTGGTCGGGGGACGCATCCTCTCCTGGGCGAGCGCCGCCGGGAGCAACGCCAACCTCACCGCCGTCAGCGACATCGGGCTCGTCTATCGCATCGGCGCGCGGCAGCTCACGGAAGGCCGCTTCCTGATTGAAACCGCATCGCGCTTGCCGCTCCACCCCAACCTGACTGAGCCGCTGCAGTCAGGGCGGCTGAACGGCAATCGACTGGCCGTGGCCTGCAGCGCACCCGAGCCGCGCTTATGGACCATCAATCCCGCCGGACAGATCGAATCGACGCTCACCCTCAGCGGCCCGCCGCAAGCGGCGCCGTGTCCGCTCGGCAATGACGTGGTTGTCCCCTTGGCAGGGAAAATCGCCATGTTCCGCGGCGGCGGCAAAGGGCCAGTGCAGGAATATGCCCTGCCGACGAACTCGACCAGCCGCTGGGTGAATGTCGTCGTGGCAGGCAATCAGGTGATTGCCGCGACTTCGCAAGGGAGCCTGTTGCAGCTCAAGCTGGAAGAGTCGCCTAAGCCCTACCTCGCCGAAGCCGCACGAGTCGACCTGGGCGGGTCGATTGTGTTTCCGATTACCGCCGCGGATGGACTCGTAGCCGCCGTACACGAGGGCCGCACGTTGCTGCTGTTTGACGCCGCCCAGTTACAGCGACGCGGAACGAAAACATTCGAGAAACCAATCACCGGTCCGGCCTGGCTGGCCGGGGGAGCCATTCTTGTTGAGGAAGATCGCGCCCAGTTGCACTGTCTGTCTTCTCAGGGAGAGGAACTCGCATCACGCTGGATATTGCCGCTCGACAAGACATCCGTGGCCGGCGTGCTCTCGCGGTCAGGTGAACTGGTGATCGCATTACAGAGTGGACTTGTCCTGACAATCAATCCAGAAAACGGTCAGCTCATCAAACAGAAACAAACCTTGAATGCCCTCGCCTCCGGCCCGCTGGAAGCCGCAAGCCAACTGTACGTCATGTCTGTCGACGGCACATTGATACGTGTGGATTAA